The following are encoded in a window of Nakamurella sp. A5-74 genomic DNA:
- a CDS encoding proline racemase family protein, translated as MHSSRVISAVDSHTDGMPTRVVTGGVGVIPGATMNERRLHFMAELDDLRMLLMNEPRGHAAMSGAILQPSTRPDCDWGVLYIEVSGCLPMCGHGTIGVATVLVETGMVEVLEPVTTIRLDTPAGLVIARVAVTDGHADSVTIENVPSYVVRLDDTVEVPGYGTIPYSLAFGGNFYAMVDLDAVQLPFDRARQQEILQAGLAIMTAINDTAPPSHPTIDGVDHCHHVEFIAPGSTAEHSRHAMAIHPGWFDRSPCGTGTSARMAELWGRGELALDTDFVNESFIGSRFVGRLIAETEVAGIPAVIPTITGRAWVTGTANYLLDPSDPFPTGFQF; from the coding sequence ATGCACAGCAGTCGGGTGATCTCCGCCGTCGACTCCCACACCGACGGGATGCCGACGAGAGTGGTGACCGGTGGTGTCGGGGTGATCCCCGGTGCCACCATGAACGAGCGTCGGCTGCACTTCATGGCGGAGCTCGACGACCTGCGGATGCTGCTGATGAACGAGCCGCGCGGGCATGCCGCCATGAGCGGCGCCATCCTGCAGCCGTCGACCAGGCCGGACTGCGACTGGGGGGTGCTGTACATCGAGGTGTCCGGCTGTCTGCCCATGTGTGGGCACGGAACCATCGGTGTCGCAACGGTTCTCGTCGAGACCGGAATGGTGGAGGTGCTCGAGCCGGTCACCACGATCAGGCTCGACACGCCGGCCGGACTGGTGATCGCCCGGGTCGCCGTCACCGACGGCCATGCCGACTCCGTGACGATCGAGAACGTGCCCAGCTACGTCGTCCGACTGGACGACACCGTCGAGGTGCCCGGCTACGGGACGATCCCGTACAGCCTGGCCTTCGGCGGGAACTTCTACGCCATGGTCGACCTGGACGCCGTGCAGCTGCCCTTCGACCGGGCACGCCAGCAGGAGATCCTGCAGGCCGGGCTGGCGATCATGACCGCCATCAACGACACCGCACCGCCGAGCCACCCGACGATCGACGGCGTCGATCACTGTCACCACGTCGAGTTCATCGCACCGGGCTCGACCGCGGAGCACTCGCGGCACGCGATGGCCATCCACCCGGGTTGGTTCGACCGTTCCCCGTGCGGCACCGGCACTTCGGCCCGGATGGCTGAGCTGTGGGGCCGCGGCGAGCTCGCACTCGACACGGACTTCGTCAACGAGTCGTTCATCGGCAGCCGGTTCGTCGGCAGGCTGATCGCCGAGACGGAGGTGGCGGGTATCCCAGCCGTGATCCCGACCATCACCGGCCGCGCCTGGGTCACGGGAACGGCAAACTACCTGTTGGATCCGTCCGATCCGTTCCCGACCGGTTTCCAGTTCTGA
- a CDS encoding DUF2469 domain-containing protein — MSAEDLEQYETEMELSLYREYRDIVGQFSYVVETERRFYLCNAVDLQVRNPGGDMYFEVRMSDAWVWDMYRPARFVKNVRVVTFKDVNVEELEKSDLQLPDTIE; from the coding sequence GTGAGCGCGGAGGATCTCGAGCAGTACGAGACCGAGATGGAACTCTCGCTGTACCGGGAGTACCGCGACATCGTGGGCCAGTTCTCCTACGTGGTGGAGACCGAGCGGCGCTTCTACCTGTGCAACGCGGTCGACCTGCAGGTCCGCAATCCCGGTGGCGACATGTACTTCGAGGTGCGCATGTCGGACGCCTGGGTCTGGGACATGTACCGGCCGGCGCGGTTCGTCAAGAACGTCCGGGTGGTGACGTTCAAGGACGTCAACGTCGAGGAGCTCGAGAAGTCCGACCTGCAGTTGCCCGACACGATCGAATGA
- a CDS encoding ribonuclease HII: MIPAPIIVPAERSTGAALVARHSSRSSATAQRRPSSIRPGLRTEKSLLGPDCVRLAAMDEVGRGSLAGPVTIGIVVVTARIGRVPQGLRDSKLLTAAARDALVAPIRRWAPEHAVGHASAAEIDAIGIMSALRRAAGRAFAQLSAPVDAVLLDGKHNYLKPPPPLVLGSTSAAEQDGLFAPPIDPVRAEAALWSPIPDGLPVHLKIKADLTCAGVAGASVLAKTSRDALMRRLDRHFPEYGFAGNKGYAAVEHRDALLRLGPTLIHRRSWSFLGNPATAVSMDSANPYEGDDGAGPTAGADGEREQA, from the coding sequence GTGATCCCGGCACCGATCATCGTGCCGGCTGAGCGCTCCACCGGCGCTGCGCTCGTTGCCCGCCACTCGAGTCGATCGAGTGCGACGGCGCAGCGTCGCCCCAGCTCGATCCGCCCCGGCCTGCGCACCGAGAAATCCCTGCTGGGACCGGACTGTGTCCGGCTCGCCGCCATGGACGAGGTGGGCAGGGGGTCACTGGCCGGCCCGGTGACCATCGGCATCGTGGTGGTGACGGCAAGGATCGGCCGGGTCCCGCAGGGCCTGCGGGACTCCAAGCTGCTGACCGCCGCGGCCAGGGACGCCCTGGTGGCGCCGATCCGGCGCTGGGCCCCCGAGCATGCGGTCGGCCACGCCAGCGCCGCCGAGATCGACGCCATCGGGATCATGTCCGCGCTGCGCAGGGCCGCCGGACGTGCGTTCGCGCAGCTGTCCGCGCCGGTGGATGCGGTCCTGCTGGATGGCAAGCACAACTACCTCAAGCCCCCACCGCCGCTGGTGCTCGGGTCGACATCTGCAGCCGAGCAGGACGGGCTGTTCGCCCCGCCGATCGATCCGGTCCGGGCGGAAGCCGCGCTCTGGTCGCCGATCCCGGACGGCCTGCCGGTGCATCTCAAGATCAAGGCCGATCTGACCTGCGCCGGGGTCGCGGGAGCGAGCGTGCTGGCCAAGACGTCGCGCGATGCGTTGATGCGCAGACTCGACAGGCATTTCCCGGAGTACGGCTTCGCCGGTAACAAGGGCTACGCGGCGGTCGAGCACCGTGATGCCCTGCTGCGACTGGGACCCACGCTGATCCACCGGCGCAGCTGGTCGTTCCTGGGGAATCCAGCGACGGCGGTGTCGATGGACTCCGCGAACCCCTACGAGGGGGATGATGGAGCCGGCCCCACCGCGGGTGCCGACGGCGAGAGGGAGCAGGCGTGA
- a CDS encoding dihydrodipicolinate synthase family protein, whose protein sequence is MSRIDLGGVVVATTLAFSDDESAPAGLAVDYDKFAEHCDFLIANGCRGVGPNGSLGEYSSLTDEERRKVVQVAVETVAGRGIVVAGVHGVGWHQAKKWAEIAAEDGADGVLLLPPTIYRANRSEVIEHYTKVNEVGLPIMAYNNPFDTKVDLTPDIVAEIGALDNVVAIKEFSADIRRVLEIKETSDIDVIAGADDLLLESLMMGATGWFAGYPNAFPKEAVEIYDLVQAGDFAAAKKLYTHLVAVFRWDSRTEFVQAIKLSIDIAGQSFGGRTRPPRGPLSSEHEAQVRTETEAALSYLASR, encoded by the coding sequence ATGTCCCGCATCGATCTCGGAGGCGTCGTCGTCGCCACCACCCTCGCGTTCTCCGACGACGAGTCCGCCCCGGCCGGTCTCGCCGTCGACTACGACAAGTTCGCTGAGCACTGCGATTTCCTGATCGCCAACGGCTGCCGCGGCGTCGGGCCCAACGGATCGCTCGGCGAGTACTCCTCGCTGACCGACGAGGAGCGACGCAAGGTCGTCCAGGTCGCCGTGGAGACAGTCGCCGGGCGCGGCATCGTCGTCGCCGGCGTGCACGGCGTCGGCTGGCACCAGGCGAAGAAGTGGGCCGAGATCGCGGCCGAGGACGGTGCGGACGGGGTGCTGTTGCTGCCCCCCACCATCTACCGCGCCAACCGGTCCGAGGTCATCGAGCACTACACCAAGGTCAACGAGGTCGGTCTGCCGATCATGGCCTACAACAACCCGTTCGACACCAAGGTCGACCTGACACCGGACATCGTCGCCGAGATCGGCGCGCTGGACAATGTCGTGGCGATCAAGGAGTTCTCTGCCGACATCCGCCGGGTGCTGGAGATCAAGGAGACGAGCGACATCGACGTCATCGCCGGCGCCGACGACCTGCTGCTGGAGTCCCTGATGATGGGTGCAACCGGCTGGTTCGCGGGGTACCCCAACGCTTTCCCGAAGGAGGCCGTGGAGATCTACGACCTCGTCCAGGCCGGCGACTTCGCTGCCGCCAAGAAGCTCTACACCCACCTGGTCGCCGTGTTCCGCTGGGACTCGCGCACCGAGTTCGTGCAGGCGATCAAGCTGTCGATCGACATTGCCGGGCAGAGCTTCGGCGGCCGCACCCGCCCGCCACGCGGACCGCTGTCGTCGGAGCACGAGGCGCAGGTCCGCACGGAGACCGAGGCGGCCCTGTCCTACCTCGCATCCCGCTGA
- a CDS encoding aldehyde dehydrogenase family protein: MTSSSAAATTDLDAVVSAAVAAYEQWSVLDPGVRADALLAAATALDENADELITLGLAETGLTRPRLTGERTRTAVQLRLFADVIRAGEYLDVRIDAADPDFAIGPRPAVRRTLWPVGPVLNFAAGNFPLAFSVIGGDSVAALAAGCSVIVKVHPGHPQLSALTAQLVRSALDSAGAPADLLQIVSGEQEGVELLQHSGIRAAAFTGSTRGGVFLAGLAAARDTPIPFFGELGSVNPVYLTAAALTERGDAIADAFVASVAGSAGQLCTKPGFVVAPEHEKFGERIAAAASEVGEHRLLSEKIGDAYRERRTALMDTPGMQVVAAGSVRVDDDGHTWATPTVLRMTEQDLRAAGDDALEECFGPLAVIVTVTGGSDLAALQYELFPGNLTTTLHLAGGEVSPTLAALVTAAAQTSGRVLFDGWPTGVAVTPAMQHGGPFPATTVDTTSVGTAAIGRFLRGVSFQSTPDALLPPPLQDANPWHVPRTEAPAGESAHWGRAG, from the coding sequence GTGACATCCTCCAGCGCCGCTGCCACCACCGATCTCGACGCGGTCGTCTCCGCTGCCGTCGCTGCCTACGAACAGTGGAGTGTGCTGGACCCGGGCGTGCGCGCCGATGCACTACTCGCGGCGGCCACCGCGCTCGACGAAAACGCGGACGAGCTCATCACCCTGGGCCTGGCGGAGACCGGACTGACCAGGCCGCGACTCACCGGGGAGCGCACCCGTACCGCGGTGCAGCTGCGGCTGTTCGCCGACGTGATCCGGGCCGGCGAGTACCTGGACGTCCGGATCGACGCGGCCGACCCGGATTTCGCGATCGGTCCCCGCCCCGCCGTACGGCGCACCCTGTGGCCCGTCGGGCCGGTGCTGAACTTCGCCGCCGGCAACTTCCCGCTGGCCTTCTCGGTGATCGGCGGCGACTCCGTCGCGGCCCTCGCCGCCGGTTGTTCGGTGATCGTCAAGGTGCACCCCGGCCACCCGCAGCTGAGCGCGCTGACCGCGCAGCTCGTCCGCAGCGCCCTTGACTCCGCCGGCGCGCCGGCTGATCTGCTGCAGATCGTCTCCGGCGAGCAGGAGGGGGTGGAGCTGTTGCAGCACAGCGGCATCCGGGCGGCGGCGTTCACCGGATCGACCCGCGGTGGCGTCTTCCTGGCTGGTCTGGCAGCGGCGCGCGACACCCCGATCCCGTTCTTCGGGGAACTGGGCAGCGTCAACCCGGTGTACCTCACGGCGGCTGCGCTGACCGAACGCGGTGACGCGATCGCCGACGCCTTCGTCGCCAGCGTCGCCGGATCCGCCGGGCAGCTGTGCACCAAGCCCGGTTTCGTGGTGGCACCCGAGCACGAGAAGTTCGGCGAACGCATCGCAGCAGCAGCGAGCGAAGTGGGTGAGCACCGGTTGCTGAGCGAGAAGATCGGTGACGCCTACCGGGAGCGTCGCACTGCGCTGATGGACACGCCGGGAATGCAGGTCGTCGCAGCAGGATCGGTCCGGGTCGACGACGACGGCCACACCTGGGCCACTCCGACCGTGCTGAGGATGACCGAGCAGGACCTCAGGGCCGCGGGCGACGATGCACTCGAGGAGTGCTTCGGACCGCTGGCGGTGATCGTCACTGTCACCGGCGGCTCCGATCTGGCCGCCCTGCAGTACGAGCTGTTCCCCGGGAACCTGACCACGACCCTGCACCTGGCGGGCGGCGAGGTGTCGCCGACGCTCGCCGCCTTGGTGACGGCTGCCGCTCAGACGTCCGGCCGGGTGCTGTTCGACGGCTGGCCGACCGGGGTCGCGGTGACGCCGGCGATGCAGCACGGTGGGCCGTTCCCGGCGACCACCGTCGACACCACCAGCGTCGGCACCGCCGCGATAGGCCGCTTCCTGCGCGGGGTGTCGTTCCAGTCGACTCCGGATGCGCTGTTGCCGCCGCCGCTGCAGGATGCGAACCCCTGGCACGTGCCGCGCACCGAGGCCCCTGCCGGGGAGTCCGCGCACTGGGGTCGGGCGGGCTGA